One Spinacia oleracea cultivar Varoflay chromosome 4, BTI_SOV_V1, whole genome shotgun sequence DNA segment encodes these proteins:
- the LOC110783790 gene encoding nascent polypeptide-associated complex subunit alpha-like protein 1, producing the protein MTAQTQEELLAALEQQKIDDEPVVEDDEDDDDDDEDDDDDKDDDGEGVLDASGRSKQSRSEKKSRKAMLKLGMKPITGVSRVTVKKSKNILFVISKPDVFKSPTSDTYVIFGEAKIEDLSSQLQTQAAEQFKAPDLTNVISKPESSSMAQDDEDVDETGVEPKDIELVMTQAGVPRGKAVKALKAADGDIVSAIMELTN; encoded by the exons ATGACTGCTCAAACTCAAGAAGAGCTTCTCGCTGCCCTCGAACAACAGAAAATCGAT GATGAACCCGTTGTTGAGGATgacgaggatgatgatgatgacgacgAGGATGACGATGATGACAAGGATGATGATGGTGAAG GGGTACTTGATGCTAGCGGTAGGTCAAAACAAAGCAGAAGTGAAAAGAAGAGCCGAAAAGCTATGTTGAAGTTGGGGATGAAGCCTATCACTGGTGTGAGCAGAGTCACTGTGAAGAAGAGCAAGAAC ATTTTGTTTGTCATCTCAAAGCCTGATGTGTTCAAGAGCCCAACATCAGATACATATGTTATCTTTGGTGAAGCAAAGATTGAAGATTTGAGCTCACAACTTCAAACTCAAGCGGCAGAGCAGTTCAAGGCTCCGGACTTGACCAATGTTATCTCCAAGCCTGAATCCTCTTCAATGGCTCAGGATGACGAGGATGTTGATGAGACCGGAGTGGAGCCTAAGGATATTGAGTTGGTTATGACACAAGCCGGAGTTCCAAGGGGCAAGGCAGTCAAGGCTCTCAAGGCTGCAGATGGAGATATTGTTTCTGCTATTATGGAACTGACCAATTGA